AGGAAGTCAATATCACAGTTTGACTTTTGGCTAATTAAGAATCAATATTTACTGTTGTGCTTGTCAGGAACCCCATTAGTACTCATTCCTTTAACTTAATTGAACAGACTTTATATGCGTGAGCAATATAAGGGGTTTATTCCTTACTTTAATATTGCCTGTGGCAGCACCCTGTCAAAATCACTCTCTGGTAgctatatgtggaattgcaaatAAAACTCTCCACAACTTCTGGACAGAATATGCCAAGTTGGTCAcgttttcctttaaataaaatcaagtagttaaatatattttattttcttcaatatGTAAGGGTAGTATTTACTAAAAATGACTAGGGCAGATTTGACTATGCTAATTACCAGCATCGGTGAGATATAAGACCGTAAAGGGCCCCTAGGCATAATGTGTCCCTACTGAGCCACCGGCTACAGTACCCTGCGCAGTTCCGCTACCGCTGTTTGCGTCAGCAGATTATCCAACAGCTCACATGTGCCTACCGTGTGGAATGGATCAATTGCTGCAGCCAGGAGTACTAAATTAATGCATGTTATATGGCATATACCAACAGAATGCAGAATAAAACCCAATACAAtccagtgtaaataaaatatcaatgcTTCATTTCCAGCTCAAATTTTTTTTGGACAACCGTAGGCTTGTAGTGCACAAAAACGTGTAAGGCTAATTTTGACCTGTAAATAAAAGCATTCATTTTTACTTCTGTTGGAATGTTTAGGATTTCATTCCACATTACCTCTTTCTGTTGGAAGCAGAGGTGGATTAGGGTTTTGATGTGAGGTCCTTTTTCTGGTAATTGTATTATCGGCCAGGTCGGGGAATTCCGGATATGGAAGTGTTAATGCTGTAGTAGTGCCACACGTGTTTCTCTCTCTATTATATGGAAGCAAAACAGACCAACATAGTTTTCAAATATGCAAACCTTTAGTTGGGAACAAGGGACATACTATAGCCACATGTCCTTGAAAGGGGCATTCGGTTACCCAAGGCTAGGGGGCGTGAGCGGAGATGGTGCCATTTAGGTGGGCAATAGCAGGGTCGTTGGCCCTAATCATATAGCACCCTTCTATACCCCTTCCTACAATCTTAGCAGCAATTGGAGAAAGGTCAGTGTTGCCAAGAGGCCAGTAGTTTACTGGCTTGATTGCATATTGAAAGGTTGCATATCCTGAGCAGCCACTATGAAACAGTGCTTCTCCATTTTTGCCCAGGATTGAACATTAAAGCATTTTATTGGGAAGTTAAActtttaaagatgaattttgtcaGACTTATTTTATCAAATAATTTAAGCCCTCTTTTATAGCTTTCAGCAGATGTGAACTATCCTAATAAATTACAAAGTATGTAATTAGTAGACGGCagcatatattttgtaatatgcaGCTTGAACCTCTAACCTGTAGTTGTTTATTACAATATGCTTTCATATAATTTATTAGCATCATATTAAACTATTTTAGAATACTATTTCTGGTATGTTTTCTAGTTGTGTTCTCTTGGGAATTGTTCCACATTCTAGgcagttgttgttgttgttgttttgaaaATTATATACCTagcaaatacaatttaaaagcaTCTATCTGAGGCAAAAATATGGGGTATTCAGTCACACTATCTAGCCaaatattgcttagcccgccactacgtcaaagtattcaaaatactttttctgttttgagtatatatatctatcttatTTCCACAGAAATTGGTCTTGTTGCCAAATCTTATATTGACCAAGGTCAGCTTGTGCCAGATGATGTCATCACCAAACTGATTCTGCAAGAATTAAACAACATGGGATCTAACCACTGGCTGTTGGACGGTATGTTATGCCACATACTGTGTATTATGAGGCTTGTGAGCTTGTTAATCAAAGTTTTGATAGTAATAAAAATTTACACAATGAACCTTGCTAGTTTGGCCTCTTCCATGGCATAAAAAGTTCAGTAAAGAGATGACCAATTGTCACCACAACTTAAATAAAGAATAGTAAGGGTTGAAGAGCTACCAATTTCCCAGCAGTACAAGCAACAAATGCTCCAAGTACAACCAAAAACACCCTGAAAGTTTATGGAACTTTTTTTGTCATTAACAAAGTAAAAAAGGTTTCAACTGCAGCCACCCTGGGGAGTATAAAGCtgtgttcatttattttaatactcaGAGAGAATTTGGCCCATCACAATAAAGTTTGTATGTATGAACAAAGTGTATCTGTCACAGAAAGTCAGAGATCAAATTGGATGAATCGGCTGTTTCGTCATATGTAAAACGAATGCATAAACAAAACCTTATCTAATTTAGGTTTTCCAAGGACTGTCCCGCAGGCCAAGGCTTTGGACAATGTTCAACAAATAGACACTGTGATAGACCTGAATGTGCCGTTTGAAACAATCAGGGACCGCCTCACTGCACGATGGATCCACTCCAGCAGTGGCAGAGTATACAACACTGAATTCAACCCTCCCAAAGTCAAAGTAAGGTTGGATCTTCTTGTATGTCCAATAAAATGTAGTTTGAATGCACTTTTAAGAGCACAGTTTGTGGAAACATACAGACATCGGTGTTTGTAACCTTGCGATCTATACTTTTTAGGGAATAGATGACCTCACAGGAGAGCCTTTGATCCAGCGTGAGGATGATAAGCCAGAAACCGTTACCAAGAGGCTGAAAGCTTATGAAGCTCTCACTAGACCTGTTCTAGAATATTATCGGTCAGTAATCCCTTAGAGATTTCCCGTCGCATATCTGGTCTATCCACATGTTACAACCAAGCAATAGTTCTGTGAAGTCCTGCAAGGTGATGAATGGTGAGGTGGGCATAGATCATGGACAAGCCTGGTGAACTCCTTGTGCacttaatgttttccttttaaatgttttgtaatttGGACAGGGGAGGTTTTACAACTTTGGGAAAAGTCCAGATAAATGGCCTAGTTGTATTGTGGCTTAAAACACACTTAGACACAAGTGTCATGCATCTGCTAACACATACTTGTGAAAAGACActgcatagaaaataaaataaaggatgTGGGGTCCtcgtttattttaatataaatatagaacaagcttcaggaaaatatatatctgaAATAACTTAAAcatgacattaaaataaaaacaatactaGTAATGATTTTCACcacatatgcttttttttttttttttttttttttagtgtctcATTCAGGAAgttgtatttgctcgattataagacaaggttttttccagagcaaatgctctgaaaaatacccctcgtcttataatcagacctcaaataggtctgactatgagactaagatccagatcccctgcagcgatgcaggggacctggatcctcctgtgtatgcccccccccaacttaccggtgcttctgagtccccggtgcttagtccgggtagcgtgtagagctctacgtgaatcgcgtagagttCTGCACGCTGCCCgaactaagcaccggggactcaggtgcaggggacctggatccccctgtgctatgccccccccaacttactggtgcttctgagtccccagtgcttagtccaggcagcgtgtatagagctctacgcgattcgcgtagagttctac
The DNA window shown above is from Spea bombifrons isolate aSpeBom1 chromosome 1, aSpeBom1.2.pri, whole genome shotgun sequence and carries:
- the AK3 gene encoding GTP:AMP phosphotransferase AK3, mitochondrial; this translates as MGSRMLFRAVIMGPPGSGKGTISERIVKLFALQHLSSGDLLRVNIQKKTEIGLVAKSYIDQGQLVPDDVITKLILQELNNMGSNHWLLDGFPRTVPQAKALDNVQQIDTVIDLNVPFETIRDRLTARWIHSSSGRVYNTEFNPPKVKGIDDLTGEPLIQREDDKPETVTKRLKAYEALTRPVLEYYRDKGVLKTFSGTETNKIWPHVQAFLLTKLPDVRKE